A stretch of Brassica rapa cultivar Chiifu-401-42 chromosome A08, CAAS_Brap_v3.01, whole genome shotgun sequence DNA encodes these proteins:
- the LOC103836009 gene encoding glutamic acid-rich protein isoform X1: MGPLVGETELTEALLQAGKDLLRPYYSTDSIFDLLNKVESLLLAVEQDPIAEVRNALKPSMQALVSADLLRHPDSDVRVHVVSCLTEIMRITAPEAPYNDDQMKEVFEVTVEAFGKLADASCESYKKAEAVLDTVAKVRSSLVMLDLECDELILEMFRQFLKIIRLSPDCPQTVLVSMETIMVTVIDESEEVSMDLLAILLGPVRKESLDVSPVASRLVEKVLISCASKLRPDIMDALKSTGTSLDMYSPVVSSICQSGAATTEAQIIVNPTETEAEGKISEEQVVPDDSLQVLYLEKLDLGLSPKGIRSKRTARGGARAIGDDNVKNGDGLKQVLKQGQSESTEGETESGSTRRRRKPNSLLNPEEGYSFKTSSSIKKVHEKELGAAKKASLPTKVGQTNQSVVISLSPSSKARKGSRKRSRSKMEETDLDAGSVATPASKKQIVKKDEPEEDSTKTAKEKTQKGSASKKQIVKKDEPEEKEDIMETSLEKPEDSTKTAKSSKKEKAQKGSASKKQIVKKDDAEEEEDFMETDLEKPEESTKTAKSSKKEREEKGSTKSTAKKPLAESKKEKAQKGSAKTAAKKPPAESKKEIGENGLAKTSAKKPLEKSVHSDAKKKNSEGASMESSKSKKKNSRAMTPPTKESEQTLKSHPKRKRTAREEVESNKSEHGEELVGKSVKVWWPLDKKFYDGVIKSYSSLNKKHQVLYSDGDSEELNLKKERWEIISEQEKEETDLPDSTPLSDIMRRNKAKKRKTESMHVQLKSSSEVRSSKKKDLVTSSTKQGKATKDAVKGGSDEPERREEINLQFPKDCVDKEESETKRLPKESNAEAKSDGEELKSANKLTAETGNDGEEQEVEKEATAEPQTDGEERESVKVLNEAKSDGEELKTANKATAESKIEGEEQGVEKEATAEPETDGGEGESVKEPNEEAETEVQVRDSAKEPTADTNLIEEGRSEEKETGKVENVTEEEEQKIVKELEEDTDKAEGGTIPVSG, encoded by the exons ATGGGTCCTCTTGTCGGAGAGACCGAACTCACCGAAGCACTCCTCCAGGCCGGAAAAGATCTCCTCAGACCTTATTACTCCACTGATTCGATCTTCGACCTTCTCAAT AAAGTGGAGTCTCTGCTCCTCGCTGTTGAGCAAGATCCTATTGCAGAAGTGAGAAACGCTCTGAAACCATCGATGCAGGCTTTGGTATCTGCTGATCTCTTGAGACACCCTGATTCTGATGTTAGAGTTCACGTTGTCTCCTGCTTAACCGAAATCATGAGGATTACTGCCCCAGAGGCTCCTTACAACGATGACCAGATGAAG GAGGTCTTTGAGGTGACAGTAGAGGCTTTTGGGAAACTTGCGGATGCTTCCTGCGAGAGTTATAAGAAAGCTGAAGCCGTGCTTGATACTGTTGCTAAGGTCAGATCATCCTTGGTGATGCTGGACTTGGAGTGCGATGAGCTTATCTTAGAGATGTTTCGGCAGTTCTTGAAAATCATAAG ACTAAGCCCGGATTGTCCTCAAACGGTACTTGTTTCCATGGAAACGATAATGGTTACAGTTATAGATGAAAGTGAAGAAGTGTCCATGGATTTGCTCGCGATTCTCTTGGGTCCTGTTAGAAAAGAGAGCCTG GATGTCTCACCAGTGGCTTCGAGGCTTGTGGAGAAGGTTCTCATTAGTTGCGCCTCTAAGCTTCGACCGGACATCATGGATGCTTTGAAGTCCACAGGGACTAGCTTGGACATGTATTCTCCAGTAGTTTCTTCAATATGCCAAAGCGGAGCTGCCACCACTGAAGCTCAAATCATTGTTAACCCCACAGAAACTGAG GCAGAAGGAAAGATATCAGAAGAACAGGTAGTTCCAGATGATTCATTGCAGGTACTTTATTTG GAAAAACTGGATTTGGGACTTTCTCCCAAGGGGATCAGGTCTAAGAGAACTGCAAGAGGTGGAGCTCGTGCCATTGGAGATGACAACGTAAAAAATGGAGACGGTTTGAAACAAGTTTTGAAGCAAGGGCAATCTGAAAGTACTGAGGGAGAGACTGAATCAGGGTCTACTAGGAGGAGGCGGAAACCCAATTCTCTGCTAAATCCTGAAGAAGGCTATTCATTCAAGACGTCATCAAGCATAAAGAAAGTGCATGAAAAAGAACTTGGGGCTGCCAAGAAAGCATCTTTGCCTACTAAAGTTGGTCAAACGAATCAGTCGGTTGTTATTTCTCTCTCACCCTCGAGTAAGGCTAGGAAGGGGTCACGGAAACGGAGCAGGAGTAAGATGGAAGAGACAGATCTTGATGCAGGTTCTGTAGCCACACCAGCATCAAAGAAACAGATTGTGAAGAAAGATGAACCTGAAGAAGATAGCACTAAGACCGCAAAGGAGAAAACACAGAAGGGTTCAGCATCAAAGAAACAGATTGTGAAGAAAGATGAAcctgaagaaaaagaagatattatGGAAACTAGCCTTGAAAAGCCTGAGGATAGCACTAAGACTGCAAAGTCAAGTAAAAAGGAGAAAGCACAGAAGGGTTCAGCATCAAAGAAACAGATTGTGAAGAAAGATgatgctgaagaagaagaagattttaTGGAAACTGACCTTGAAAAGCCTGAAGAGAGCACTAAGACTGCAAAGTCAAGTAAaaaggagagagaagagaagggtTCAACGAAATCAACTGCAAAGAAGCCACTAGCAGAATCTAAAAAGGAGAAAGCACAGAAGGGTTCAGCGAAAACAGCTGCAAAGAAGCCACCTGCAGAATCTAAAAAGGAGATAGGAGAGAATGGTTTAGCGAAAACATCTGCAAAGAAGCCACTTGAAAAATCAGTCCACTCAGATGCCAAGAAAAAGAATTCAGAAGGCGCAAGCATGGAGTCATCAAAGAGCAAG AAGAAGAATTCTCGTGCAATGACGCCTCCGACCAAAGAATCTGAACAAACTCTCAAGAGCCATCCCAAGAGGAAACGGACAGCTAGAGAGGAAGTG GAGTCCAATAAGAGTGAGCATGGTGAGGAGTTGGTTGGTAAGAGCGTTAAAGTCTGGTGGCCACTTGACAAGAA GTTTTATGATGGCGTCATAAAGTCCTATAGTAGTCTTAACAAGAAGCATCAG GTGCTTTATTCGGATGGGGATTCTGAAGAGCTTAATCTTAAAAAAGAACGTTGGGAGATAATCAGTGAG CAGGAAAAGGAGGAGACTGATCTACCTGATTCTACTCCTTTATCTGACAT AATGCGAAGGAATAAAGCGAAGAAGAGGAAAACTGAGTCTATGCATGTGCAGCTGAAAAGTTCTTCAGAAGTCAg ATCCTCGAAGAAGAAAGACCTTGTAACAAGCTCCACTAAGCAAGGGAAAGCAACCAAAGATGCGGTGAAGGGCGGAAGCGATGAACCAGAAAGGAGGGAAGAGATAAATCTTCAGTTCCCAAAAGATTGTGTTGACAAGGAAGAATCTGAAACCAAAAGATTGCCTAAAGAATCTAATGCAGAAGCCAAGTCGGATGGGGAAGAGCTAAAGTCTGCAAACAAGTTAACTGCAGAAACTGGAAATGATGGTGAAGAGCAGGAGGTAGAGAAAGAGGCAACCGCAGAACCCCAAACTGATGGAGAAGAGCGAGAGTCGGTGAAAGTGCTAAATGAAGCCAAGTCTGATGGAGAAGAGCTAAAGACTGCAAACAAGGCAACTGCAGAATCCAAAATTGAAGGAGAAGAGCAGGGGGTAGAAAAAGAG GCAACTGCAGAACCTGAAACTGATGGAGGAGAGGGAGAGTCAGTGAAAGAGCCAAATGAAGAAGCTGAAACTGAGGTACAAGTGCGAGATTCAGCAAAAGAGCCAACTGCAGACACAAATTTGATTGAGGAAGGTCGTTCTGAGGAGAAGGAGACTGGTAAAGTCGAAAATGTAACTGAAGAAGAGGAACAGAAAATAGTGAAGGAACTGGAAGAAGACACTGATAAAGCAGAAGGCGGGACTATTCCTGTTTCAGGTTGA
- the LOC103836009 gene encoding glutamic acid-rich protein isoform X3 — protein sequence MGPLVGETELTEALLQAGKDLLRPYYSTDSIFDLLNKVESLLLAVEQDPIAEVRNALKPSMQALVSADLLRHPDSDVRVHVVSCLTEIMRITAPEAPYNDDQMKEVFEVTVEAFGKLADASCESYKKAEAVLDTVAKVRSSLVMLDLECDELILEMFRQFLKIIRLSPDCPQTVLVSMETIMVTVIDESEEVSMDLLAILLGPVRKESLDVSPVASRLVEKVLISCASKLRPDIMDALKSTGTSLDMYSPVVSSICQSGAATTEAQIIVNPTETEAEGKISEEQVVPDDSLQEKLDLGLSPKGIRSKRTARGGARAIGDDNVKNGDGLKQVLKQGQSESTEGETESGSTRRRRKPNSLLNPEEGYSFKTSSSIKKVHEKELGAAKKASLPTKVGQTNQSVVISLSPSSKARKGSRKRSRSKMEETDLDAGSVATPASKKQIVKKDEPEEDSTKTAKEKTQKGSASKKQIVKKDEPEEKEDIMETSLEKPEDSTKTAKSSKKEKAQKGSASKKQIVKKDDAEEEEDFMETDLEKPEESTKTAKSSKKEREEKGSTKSTAKKPLAESKKEKAQKGSAKTAAKKPPAESKKEIGENGLAKTSAKKPLEKSVHSDAKKKNSEGASMESSKSKKKNSRAMTPPTKESEQTLKSHPKRKRTAREEVESNKSEHGEELVGKSVKVWWPLDKKFYDGVIKSYSSLNKKHQVLYSDGDSEELNLKKERWEIISEQEKEETDLPDSTPLSDIMRRNKAKKRKTESMHVQLKSSSEVRSSKKKDLVTSSTKQGKATKDAVKGGSDEPERREEINLQFPKDCVDKEESETKRLPKESNAEAKSDGEELKSANKLTAETGNDGEEQEVEKEATAEPQTDGEERESVKVLNEAKSDGEELKTANKATAESKIEGEEQGVEKEATAEPETDGGEGESVKEPNEEAETEVQVRDSAKEPTADTNLIEEGRSEEKETGKVENVTEEEEQKIVKELEEDTDKAEGGTIPVSG from the exons ATGGGTCCTCTTGTCGGAGAGACCGAACTCACCGAAGCACTCCTCCAGGCCGGAAAAGATCTCCTCAGACCTTATTACTCCACTGATTCGATCTTCGACCTTCTCAAT AAAGTGGAGTCTCTGCTCCTCGCTGTTGAGCAAGATCCTATTGCAGAAGTGAGAAACGCTCTGAAACCATCGATGCAGGCTTTGGTATCTGCTGATCTCTTGAGACACCCTGATTCTGATGTTAGAGTTCACGTTGTCTCCTGCTTAACCGAAATCATGAGGATTACTGCCCCAGAGGCTCCTTACAACGATGACCAGATGAAG GAGGTCTTTGAGGTGACAGTAGAGGCTTTTGGGAAACTTGCGGATGCTTCCTGCGAGAGTTATAAGAAAGCTGAAGCCGTGCTTGATACTGTTGCTAAGGTCAGATCATCCTTGGTGATGCTGGACTTGGAGTGCGATGAGCTTATCTTAGAGATGTTTCGGCAGTTCTTGAAAATCATAAG ACTAAGCCCGGATTGTCCTCAAACGGTACTTGTTTCCATGGAAACGATAATGGTTACAGTTATAGATGAAAGTGAAGAAGTGTCCATGGATTTGCTCGCGATTCTCTTGGGTCCTGTTAGAAAAGAGAGCCTG GATGTCTCACCAGTGGCTTCGAGGCTTGTGGAGAAGGTTCTCATTAGTTGCGCCTCTAAGCTTCGACCGGACATCATGGATGCTTTGAAGTCCACAGGGACTAGCTTGGACATGTATTCTCCAGTAGTTTCTTCAATATGCCAAAGCGGAGCTGCCACCACTGAAGCTCAAATCATTGTTAACCCCACAGAAACTGAG GCAGAAGGAAAGATATCAGAAGAACAGGTAGTTCCAGATGATTCATTGCAG GAAAAACTGGATTTGGGACTTTCTCCCAAGGGGATCAGGTCTAAGAGAACTGCAAGAGGTGGAGCTCGTGCCATTGGAGATGACAACGTAAAAAATGGAGACGGTTTGAAACAAGTTTTGAAGCAAGGGCAATCTGAAAGTACTGAGGGAGAGACTGAATCAGGGTCTACTAGGAGGAGGCGGAAACCCAATTCTCTGCTAAATCCTGAAGAAGGCTATTCATTCAAGACGTCATCAAGCATAAAGAAAGTGCATGAAAAAGAACTTGGGGCTGCCAAGAAAGCATCTTTGCCTACTAAAGTTGGTCAAACGAATCAGTCGGTTGTTATTTCTCTCTCACCCTCGAGTAAGGCTAGGAAGGGGTCACGGAAACGGAGCAGGAGTAAGATGGAAGAGACAGATCTTGATGCAGGTTCTGTAGCCACACCAGCATCAAAGAAACAGATTGTGAAGAAAGATGAACCTGAAGAAGATAGCACTAAGACCGCAAAGGAGAAAACACAGAAGGGTTCAGCATCAAAGAAACAGATTGTGAAGAAAGATGAAcctgaagaaaaagaagatattatGGAAACTAGCCTTGAAAAGCCTGAGGATAGCACTAAGACTGCAAAGTCAAGTAAAAAGGAGAAAGCACAGAAGGGTTCAGCATCAAAGAAACAGATTGTGAAGAAAGATgatgctgaagaagaagaagattttaTGGAAACTGACCTTGAAAAGCCTGAAGAGAGCACTAAGACTGCAAAGTCAAGTAAaaaggagagagaagagaagggtTCAACGAAATCAACTGCAAAGAAGCCACTAGCAGAATCTAAAAAGGAGAAAGCACAGAAGGGTTCAGCGAAAACAGCTGCAAAGAAGCCACCTGCAGAATCTAAAAAGGAGATAGGAGAGAATGGTTTAGCGAAAACATCTGCAAAGAAGCCACTTGAAAAATCAGTCCACTCAGATGCCAAGAAAAAGAATTCAGAAGGCGCAAGCATGGAGTCATCAAAGAGCAAG AAGAAGAATTCTCGTGCAATGACGCCTCCGACCAAAGAATCTGAACAAACTCTCAAGAGCCATCCCAAGAGGAAACGGACAGCTAGAGAGGAAGTG GAGTCCAATAAGAGTGAGCATGGTGAGGAGTTGGTTGGTAAGAGCGTTAAAGTCTGGTGGCCACTTGACAAGAA GTTTTATGATGGCGTCATAAAGTCCTATAGTAGTCTTAACAAGAAGCATCAG GTGCTTTATTCGGATGGGGATTCTGAAGAGCTTAATCTTAAAAAAGAACGTTGGGAGATAATCAGTGAG CAGGAAAAGGAGGAGACTGATCTACCTGATTCTACTCCTTTATCTGACAT AATGCGAAGGAATAAAGCGAAGAAGAGGAAAACTGAGTCTATGCATGTGCAGCTGAAAAGTTCTTCAGAAGTCAg ATCCTCGAAGAAGAAAGACCTTGTAACAAGCTCCACTAAGCAAGGGAAAGCAACCAAAGATGCGGTGAAGGGCGGAAGCGATGAACCAGAAAGGAGGGAAGAGATAAATCTTCAGTTCCCAAAAGATTGTGTTGACAAGGAAGAATCTGAAACCAAAAGATTGCCTAAAGAATCTAATGCAGAAGCCAAGTCGGATGGGGAAGAGCTAAAGTCTGCAAACAAGTTAACTGCAGAAACTGGAAATGATGGTGAAGAGCAGGAGGTAGAGAAAGAGGCAACCGCAGAACCCCAAACTGATGGAGAAGAGCGAGAGTCGGTGAAAGTGCTAAATGAAGCCAAGTCTGATGGAGAAGAGCTAAAGACTGCAAACAAGGCAACTGCAGAATCCAAAATTGAAGGAGAAGAGCAGGGGGTAGAAAAAGAG GCAACTGCAGAACCTGAAACTGATGGAGGAGAGGGAGAGTCAGTGAAAGAGCCAAATGAAGAAGCTGAAACTGAGGTACAAGTGCGAGATTCAGCAAAAGAGCCAACTGCAGACACAAATTTGATTGAGGAAGGTCGTTCTGAGGAGAAGGAGACTGGTAAAGTCGAAAATGTAACTGAAGAAGAGGAACAGAAAATAGTGAAGGAACTGGAAGAAGACACTGATAAAGCAGAAGGCGGGACTATTCCTGTTTCAGGTTGA
- the LOC103836009 gene encoding biorientation of chromosomes in cell division protein 1-like 1 isoform X4, producing the protein MGPLVGETELTEALLQAGKDLLRPYYSTDSIFDLLNKVESLLLAVEQDPIAEVRNALKPSMQALVSADLLRHPDSDVRVHVVSCLTEIMRITAPEAPYNDDQMKEVFEVTVEAFGKLADASCESYKKAEAVLDTVAKVRSSLVMLDLECDELILEMFRQFLKIIRLSPDCPQTVLVSMETIMVTVIDESEEVSMDLLAILLGPVRKESLDVSPVASRLVEKVLISCASKLRPDIMDALKSTGTSLDMYSPVVSSICQSGAATTEAQIIVNPTETEAEGKISEEQVVPDDSLQVLYLEKLDLGLSPKGIRSKRTARGGARAIGDDNVKNGDGLKQVLKQGQSESTEGETESGSTRRRRKPNSLLNPEEGYSFKTSSSIKKVHEKELGAAKKASLPTKVGQTNQSVVISLSPSSKARKGSRKRSRSKMEETDLDAGSVATPASKKQIVKKDEPEEDSTKTAKEKTQKGSASKKQIVKKDEPEEKEDIMETSLEKPEDSTKTAKSSKKEKAQKGSASKKQIVKKDDAEEEEDFMETDLEKPEESTKTAKSSKKEREEKGSTKSTAKKPLAESKKEKAQKGSAKTAAKKPPAESKKEIGENGLAKTSAKKPLEKSVHSDAKKKNSEGASMESSKSKKKNSRAMTPPTKESEQTLKSHPKRKRTAREEVESNKSEHGEELVGKSVKVWWPLDKKFYDGVIKSYSSLNKKHQVLYSDGDSEELNLKKERWEIISEQEKEETDLPDSTPLSDIMRRNKAKKRKTESMHVQLKSSSEVRSSKKKDLVTSSTKQGKATKDAVKGGSDEPERREEINLQFPKDCVDKEESETKRLPKESNAEAKSDGEELKSANKLTAETGNDGEEQEVEKEATAEPQTDGEERESVKVLNEAKSDGEELKTANKATAESKIEGEEQGVEKEATAEPETDGGEGESVKEPNEEAETEVQVRDSAKEPTAELEEDTDKAEGGTIPVSG; encoded by the exons ATGGGTCCTCTTGTCGGAGAGACCGAACTCACCGAAGCACTCCTCCAGGCCGGAAAAGATCTCCTCAGACCTTATTACTCCACTGATTCGATCTTCGACCTTCTCAAT AAAGTGGAGTCTCTGCTCCTCGCTGTTGAGCAAGATCCTATTGCAGAAGTGAGAAACGCTCTGAAACCATCGATGCAGGCTTTGGTATCTGCTGATCTCTTGAGACACCCTGATTCTGATGTTAGAGTTCACGTTGTCTCCTGCTTAACCGAAATCATGAGGATTACTGCCCCAGAGGCTCCTTACAACGATGACCAGATGAAG GAGGTCTTTGAGGTGACAGTAGAGGCTTTTGGGAAACTTGCGGATGCTTCCTGCGAGAGTTATAAGAAAGCTGAAGCCGTGCTTGATACTGTTGCTAAGGTCAGATCATCCTTGGTGATGCTGGACTTGGAGTGCGATGAGCTTATCTTAGAGATGTTTCGGCAGTTCTTGAAAATCATAAG ACTAAGCCCGGATTGTCCTCAAACGGTACTTGTTTCCATGGAAACGATAATGGTTACAGTTATAGATGAAAGTGAAGAAGTGTCCATGGATTTGCTCGCGATTCTCTTGGGTCCTGTTAGAAAAGAGAGCCTG GATGTCTCACCAGTGGCTTCGAGGCTTGTGGAGAAGGTTCTCATTAGTTGCGCCTCTAAGCTTCGACCGGACATCATGGATGCTTTGAAGTCCACAGGGACTAGCTTGGACATGTATTCTCCAGTAGTTTCTTCAATATGCCAAAGCGGAGCTGCCACCACTGAAGCTCAAATCATTGTTAACCCCACAGAAACTGAG GCAGAAGGAAAGATATCAGAAGAACAGGTAGTTCCAGATGATTCATTGCAGGTACTTTATTTG GAAAAACTGGATTTGGGACTTTCTCCCAAGGGGATCAGGTCTAAGAGAACTGCAAGAGGTGGAGCTCGTGCCATTGGAGATGACAACGTAAAAAATGGAGACGGTTTGAAACAAGTTTTGAAGCAAGGGCAATCTGAAAGTACTGAGGGAGAGACTGAATCAGGGTCTACTAGGAGGAGGCGGAAACCCAATTCTCTGCTAAATCCTGAAGAAGGCTATTCATTCAAGACGTCATCAAGCATAAAGAAAGTGCATGAAAAAGAACTTGGGGCTGCCAAGAAAGCATCTTTGCCTACTAAAGTTGGTCAAACGAATCAGTCGGTTGTTATTTCTCTCTCACCCTCGAGTAAGGCTAGGAAGGGGTCACGGAAACGGAGCAGGAGTAAGATGGAAGAGACAGATCTTGATGCAGGTTCTGTAGCCACACCAGCATCAAAGAAACAGATTGTGAAGAAAGATGAACCTGAAGAAGATAGCACTAAGACCGCAAAGGAGAAAACACAGAAGGGTTCAGCATCAAAGAAACAGATTGTGAAGAAAGATGAAcctgaagaaaaagaagatattatGGAAACTAGCCTTGAAAAGCCTGAGGATAGCACTAAGACTGCAAAGTCAAGTAAAAAGGAGAAAGCACAGAAGGGTTCAGCATCAAAGAAACAGATTGTGAAGAAAGATgatgctgaagaagaagaagattttaTGGAAACTGACCTTGAAAAGCCTGAAGAGAGCACTAAGACTGCAAAGTCAAGTAAaaaggagagagaagagaagggtTCAACGAAATCAACTGCAAAGAAGCCACTAGCAGAATCTAAAAAGGAGAAAGCACAGAAGGGTTCAGCGAAAACAGCTGCAAAGAAGCCACCTGCAGAATCTAAAAAGGAGATAGGAGAGAATGGTTTAGCGAAAACATCTGCAAAGAAGCCACTTGAAAAATCAGTCCACTCAGATGCCAAGAAAAAGAATTCAGAAGGCGCAAGCATGGAGTCATCAAAGAGCAAG AAGAAGAATTCTCGTGCAATGACGCCTCCGACCAAAGAATCTGAACAAACTCTCAAGAGCCATCCCAAGAGGAAACGGACAGCTAGAGAGGAAGTG GAGTCCAATAAGAGTGAGCATGGTGAGGAGTTGGTTGGTAAGAGCGTTAAAGTCTGGTGGCCACTTGACAAGAA GTTTTATGATGGCGTCATAAAGTCCTATAGTAGTCTTAACAAGAAGCATCAG GTGCTTTATTCGGATGGGGATTCTGAAGAGCTTAATCTTAAAAAAGAACGTTGGGAGATAATCAGTGAG CAGGAAAAGGAGGAGACTGATCTACCTGATTCTACTCCTTTATCTGACAT AATGCGAAGGAATAAAGCGAAGAAGAGGAAAACTGAGTCTATGCATGTGCAGCTGAAAAGTTCTTCAGAAGTCAg ATCCTCGAAGAAGAAAGACCTTGTAACAAGCTCCACTAAGCAAGGGAAAGCAACCAAAGATGCGGTGAAGGGCGGAAGCGATGAACCAGAAAGGAGGGAAGAGATAAATCTTCAGTTCCCAAAAGATTGTGTTGACAAGGAAGAATCTGAAACCAAAAGATTGCCTAAAGAATCTAATGCAGAAGCCAAGTCGGATGGGGAAGAGCTAAAGTCTGCAAACAAGTTAACTGCAGAAACTGGAAATGATGGTGAAGAGCAGGAGGTAGAGAAAGAGGCAACCGCAGAACCCCAAACTGATGGAGAAGAGCGAGAGTCGGTGAAAGTGCTAAATGAAGCCAAGTCTGATGGAGAAGAGCTAAAGACTGCAAACAAGGCAACTGCAGAATCCAAAATTGAAGGAGAAGAGCAGGGGGTAGAAAAAGAG GCAACTGCAGAACCTGAAACTGATGGAGGAGAGGGAGAGTCAGTGAAAGAGCCAAATGAAGAAGCTGAAACTGAGGTACAAGTGCGAGATTCAGCAAAAGAGCCAACTGCA GAACTGGAAGAAGACACTGATAAAGCAGAAGGCGGGACTATTCCTGTTTCAGGTTGA